Proteins co-encoded in one Staphylococcus equorum genomic window:
- the str gene encoding streptomycin adenylyltransferase Str, with translation MRTEKEILNLVSEFAYQRSNVKIIALEGSRTNENIKKDKFQDYDFAFFVSDIEYFTHEESWLSLFGELLFIQKPEDMELFPPDLDYGYSYIMYFKDGIKMDITLINLKDLNRYFSDSDGLVKILVDKDNLVTQEIVPDDSNYWLKKPTEREFYDCCNEFWSVSTYVAKGVFRREILFALDHFNNILRPELLRMISWYIGFNRGFDFSLGKNYKFINKYLTDKEFNMFLATFEMNGYRKTYQSFKLCCELFKYYSNKVSCLGNYNYPNYEKNIENFIRNNYEN, from the coding sequence ATGAGGACTGAAAAAGAAATTTTAAATTTAGTTTCTGAATTTGCTTATCAACGAAGCAATGTAAAAATTATTGCTCTCGAGGGTTCAAGAACTAATGAAAATATAAAAAAAGATAAGTTTCAAGATTATGATTTTGCTTTTTTCGTATCAGATATTGAGTATTTCACACATGAAGAAAGTTGGTTAAGTTTATTTGGAGAATTATTGTTTATACAGAAACCAGAAGATATGGAATTATTCCCACCTGATTTAGATTATGGTTACAGTTATATAATGTATTTTAAAGATGGCATAAAAATGGATATTACATTAATTAATTTAAAAGATTTAAATCGTTATTTTAGTGATTCTGATGGTCTTGTAAAAATTTTAGTTGATAAAGATAATTTAGTAACTCAAGAAATTGTTCCAGATGACTCAAATTATTGGTTAAAAAAACCAACAGAACGAGAATTTTATGATTGCTGTAATGAGTTTTGGAGTGTCTCAACGTATGTAGCAAAGGGTGTTTTTAGAAGAGAAATATTATTTGCTTTAGATCATTTCAATAATATTTTACGTCCTGAATTATTAAGAATGATTTCTTGGTATATTGGCTTTAATAGGGGTTTTGATTTTAGTTTAGGAAAGAATTATAAGTTTATAAACAAATATTTAACTGATAAAGAATTCAATATGTTTTTAGCTACTTTTGAGATGAATGGATATAGAAAGACATACCAATCTTTTAAGCTTTGTTGTGAATTATTTAAATATTATTCAAATAAAGTAAGTTGTTTAGGAAATTATAACTATCCAAATTACGAAAAAAATATTGAGAATTTTATTCGTAATAATTATGAGAATTAA
- a CDS encoding plasmid mobilization protein yields MNEHKDNLASDLSVGGNRKPNRKEPKQISFRVSEQEYSKLKQSAETLNMTVPNFVKKKAQGSRLVSPKLDKETRQSIAKDLSHLGSNVNQIAKWFNQNKDKATHLPEEKYHDLEKQFDDVKKELHKIWQQLN; encoded by the coding sequence GTGAACGAACATAAAGATAATTTGGCTAGCGATTTGTCTGTTGGGGGAAACCGTAAACCCAACCGCAAAGAGCCAAAACAAATTAGTTTCAGAGTGAGTGAACAGGAATATTCAAAGTTGAAACAGTCGGCAGAAACTTTGAATATGACAGTGCCTAATTTCGTTAAGAAAAAGGCACAAGGCAGTCGATTAGTGTCGCCAAAATTAGACAAAGAAACGCGACAATCGATTGCCAAAGATTTAAGTCATTTGGGTAGTAATGTGAATCAGATTGCTAAGTGGTTTAATCAAAATAAAGATAAGGCTACACATTTACCAGAAGAGAAATATCATGATTTAGAAAAGCAATTTGATGATGTGAAAAAGGAGTTGCATAAGATATGGCAACAACTAAATTAG